A single genomic interval of Aegicerativicinus sediminis harbors:
- a CDS encoding sulfatase-like hydrolase/transferase, which translates to MTKNLFIILSICTLQLSCKNQDKSEELPQLNFLVIIADDAGWNDVGYNGSEINTPNIDSISEKGIRLNRFYVLPTCSPSRASLLTGIPASRFGIVAPISGRSELSLPDNVSTLPEVLKTNGYQTALFGKWHLGLKPESGPKAYGFDYSYGFLHGQIDQYTHKYKNGDQSWNRNGEFITEEGHTTDLIERETLDWLTDKRNKDKPFYIQLAYSAPHFPLQEEEYWKEPYRKTIQNSSRIDFAASMTHMDHSIGAVFGALKDLNLLENTVVIFISDNGAMENWFPKDQYNGKFGPNPVLGSNVPLRDWKSSNYEGALRVPAFIYWKNHLNPGIFKQYVSVIDIMPTILFLANNSNQINGIEGKNIWNQLTQPNEPSIRSIYLRGHLQECVIEKPWKLIRTRHKNAPANFELYNIENDPEEQNNVINNEPKVFQHLKATLELEFSKDANDVNLDIK; encoded by the coding sequence ATGACTAAAAATTTATTCATAATACTTAGCATTTGCACACTTCAATTGTCTTGTAAAAATCAAGATAAATCGGAAGAACTCCCGCAATTAAATTTCTTAGTGATAATTGCCGATGATGCCGGATGGAATGATGTTGGCTATAATGGGTCTGAAATAAACACTCCAAACATCGATAGCATTTCTGAAAAAGGAATTCGTCTTAACCGTTTTTATGTTCTTCCTACTTGTTCCCCTTCTAGGGCAAGTTTATTGACTGGAATCCCCGCAAGCAGGTTTGGTATTGTAGCCCCAATTAGCGGTAGAAGTGAACTAAGTTTGCCAGATAATGTTTCAACCTTACCAGAAGTTTTGAAAACTAATGGCTATCAAACAGCCTTGTTTGGCAAGTGGCATTTGGGTTTAAAACCAGAAAGTGGACCTAAGGCTTATGGATTTGATTATTCATACGGTTTTTTGCACGGCCAAATAGACCAATACACACATAAATACAAAAATGGAGACCAAAGTTGGAACCGAAATGGTGAATTTATTACCGAAGAGGGCCATACTACAGATTTAATAGAGCGGGAAACCCTTGATTGGCTAACAGATAAACGGAACAAGGACAAACCGTTTTACATACAATTAGCTTATAGTGCACCGCATTTTCCACTTCAGGAAGAGGAGTACTGGAAAGAGCCTTATAGAAAAACCATTCAAAATAGTTCAAGAATAGACTTTGCTGCTTCTATGACTCATATGGATCATAGTATAGGGGCTGTTTTTGGAGCTTTAAAAGATTTGAATCTTCTTGAAAATACGGTCGTCATATTTATCAGCGATAATGGTGCTATGGAAAATTGGTTTCCAAAAGACCAGTACAACGGAAAATTTGGTCCAAATCCGGTTTTAGGCAGCAATGTTCCACTAAGGGACTGGAAATCGTCGAATTATGAAGGAGCATTAAGAGTACCAGCCTTTATTTACTGGAAGAACCATTTAAACCCAGGTATCTTTAAACAATACGTTTCTGTTATTGATATTATGCCCACCATCCTTTTTCTAGCTAATAATTCTAATCAAATTAATGGGATTGAAGGGAAAAATATATGGAATCAATTAACCCAGCCTAATGAGCCCTCAATCAGATCGATTTATTTGAGAGGGCATCTTCAGGAATGTGTTATTGAAAAACCTTGGAAATTAATTAGAACGAGGCATAAAAATGCTCCAGCTAATTTTGAACTTTACAACATTGAAAACGATCCTGAAGAGCAAAATAATGTAATTAACAACGAACCAAAGGTATTTCAACATTTGAAAGCCACTCTGGAGTTGGAATTCTCAAAGGATGCCAATGACGTAAATTTAGATATCAAATAG
- a CDS encoding glycoside hydrolase family protein — protein MKNDYQKINHFNLRLLTALLLFGMLPFTNWGQEDNFADKPLFRDPIFDGAADPSVIWNKAEQKWFMFYTNRRANEKRANGVSWVHGTRIGIAESTDGAHWTYKDTANINYKFKDITYWAPDVLEYKGVYHMYLTIVPGIFDDWYHPRFIVHLTSNNLQDWEFESKLTLASDRCIDATVFQLPNGMWRIYYNNENDGKSIYYADSKDLYNWVDSGQQVIKDRGEGPKVFNWKNQTWMVNDAWDGLGVYSTEDYIHWTRQEYNLLKVPGIGKDDNVKGGHPDIVVNDGRAYVFYFTHPGRTEKNKGKDNYATRRSSIQVAELKFENGVISCNRDIPVNIHLKPPKQ, from the coding sequence ATGAAAAATGATTATCAAAAAATAAACCACTTCAATTTAAGGCTACTAACAGCTTTACTCCTTTTTGGAATGTTACCTTTCACCAACTGGGGTCAAGAAGATAATTTCGCTGATAAACCCCTATTTCGTGATCCGATTTTTGACGGGGCCGCAGATCCTTCTGTTATATGGAATAAAGCAGAGCAGAAATGGTTTATGTTTTATACCAATAGAAGAGCAAATGAAAAAAGGGCAAACGGTGTCTCGTGGGTACATGGCACTAGAATAGGAATAGCCGAATCTACCGACGGTGCCCATTGGACCTATAAAGACACTGCCAATATCAACTATAAATTCAAAGATATTACCTATTGGGCTCCAGACGTACTTGAGTACAAAGGTGTTTATCATATGTATTTAACCATAGTGCCTGGAATATTTGATGATTGGTACCATCCAAGATTTATAGTTCATCTCACAAGCAACAATCTACAGGATTGGGAATTTGAATCTAAATTAACCCTAGCATCGGATCGCTGTATTGATGCAACGGTCTTTCAATTGCCGAACGGAATGTGGCGCATTTATTACAATAACGAAAATGATGGCAAATCCATTTATTATGCAGATAGCAAGGATTTATATAATTGGGTTGACAGTGGACAGCAGGTTATAAAAGATAGGGGTGAAGGGCCAAAGGTTTTTAATTGGAAAAACCAGACATGGATGGTTAATGATGCCTGGGATGGGCTTGGAGTGTATTCTACCGAAGATTATATTCATTGGACACGGCAAGAATACAATTTATTGAAGGTTCCCGGTATTGGCAAAGATGATAATGTAAAAGGAGGACATCCCGATATAGTTGTTAATGATGGACGGGCCTATGTTTTTTATTTTACCCATCCCGGCAGGACTGAAAAAAATAAGGGTAAAGACAATTATGCTACAAGACGTAGTTCTATACAAGTTGCTGAATTAAAATTTGAAAATGGTGTTATTAGTTGTAATCGTGACATACCCGTAAACATTCATTTAAAACCACCCAAACAATAA
- the rhaM gene encoding L-rhamnose mutarotase, which produces MKRNAFKMLLKPGFEAEYKKRHDEIWPELASLLSESGIQDYSIFLDEETSILFAVQKLSDDFDPKYLPNHPIVKKWWAYMVDIMETNPDNSPVESSLTEVFHLD; this is translated from the coding sequence ATGAAAAGAAATGCTTTTAAAATGCTTCTTAAGCCAGGTTTTGAAGCTGAATACAAAAAACGACATGATGAAATTTGGCCCGAGTTGGCCAGCCTACTTTCGGAGTCGGGTATTCAAGATTATAGTATTTTCCTTGATGAGGAAACTTCCATCCTATTTGCTGTTCAAAAATTAAGTGATGATTTTGATCCTAAATATTTGCCAAACCATCCCATTGTAAAAAAATGGTGGGCTTATATGGTGGATATTATGGAAACTAACCCCGACAATTCTCCCGTTGAATCTTCCCTAACTGAAGTCTTTCATTTAGATTAA
- a CDS encoding glycoside hydrolase family protein produces the protein MKRRDFIAISSLGTLGSSLPIFGSTLDFDFKGDPKLSDFEKRLSPIGRALEFEDYYVWCNSPIEGPDGKIHVFFSRWPKAETMSGWTHASEIAHAIADKPQGPYEYVSTILAPRGKGYWDATTCHNPSIHYVDGIYALFFMGNSNGKLDTQRVGLATADSLYGPWKRPEEPLLQPGIKGEWDDHCTTNPSFLKHPNGEYWLYYKSFDTEGYINPKFKIRGNRKYGLAIAKSLDGPYLKYKGNPVIDFHNMGNNEQCEDAFTWYDGEKFHMLARDLGVYGIDKGLYMTSNDGKHWSNPEIGYQELEKYVKQPPAPKHLNRYGRTERPQLLFKNGKPTYLFTASQGGKYETASAFIFKIN, from the coding sequence ATGAAAAGAAGAGATTTTATTGCAATTAGCTCATTAGGGACACTTGGAAGTAGTCTGCCAATTTTTGGAAGTACCCTAGACTTTGATTTTAAGGGAGACCCCAAGTTATCTGATTTTGAGAAACGTTTGTCTCCCATTGGCAGAGCTTTGGAGTTCGAAGATTATTACGTTTGGTGCAATAGTCCGATTGAAGGGCCTGATGGAAAAATTCATGTATTTTTTTCGAGGTGGCCGAAAGCTGAAACCATGAGTGGTTGGACTCATGCCTCGGAAATCGCGCACGCTATTGCAGACAAACCACAAGGACCATATGAATATGTCAGTACGATACTGGCCCCTAGAGGAAAGGGTTATTGGGATGCCACTACCTGCCACAATCCAAGTATTCATTATGTTGATGGAATATATGCCCTCTTTTTTATGGGAAATTCTAATGGTAAATTAGATACACAACGAGTAGGTTTAGCAACCGCCGATTCACTTTACGGACCTTGGAAACGACCGGAAGAACCACTTTTGCAACCGGGCATTAAAGGCGAGTGGGATGATCATTGTACAACAAATCCTTCATTTTTAAAACATCCTAACGGTGAATATTGGCTGTATTATAAGTCTTTTGATACGGAAGGCTATATCAATCCAAAATTCAAAATACGCGGCAATAGAAAATATGGGCTTGCAATTGCTAAGTCTTTAGATGGGCCATACTTAAAGTATAAAGGAAATCCCGTTATCGATTTTCATAATATGGGTAATAACGAACAATGCGAAGATGCTTTTACCTGGTATGACGGAGAGAAATTTCATATGCTTGCCCGAGATTTGGGAGTTTATGGTATTGATAAAGGTCTTTATATGACTTCTAATGATGGTAAACATTGGTCTAATCCAGAAATAGGATATCAAGAATTAGAAAAATATGTAAAACAGCCACCTGCACCAAAACATCTCAACCGTTATGGAAGGACTGAACGCCCTCAGTTGTTATTTAAAAACGGTAAACCAACCTATTTATTTACAGCATCTCAGGGTGGAAAATACGAAACTGCATCTGCATTCATTTTTAAAATTAACTAA